From Stenotrophomonas sp. SAU14A_NAIMI4_8:
GGCCTGCTGCTGGCGCCGCTGGCCTACCTGTCGGCCGCACGCGGTTTCGATGCGGTCGCCTTCGCTGAACCCCGTTGGCAGGGCCTGGCGCTGCTGGGCCTGGGCTGGGCGGTGGCACTGCCGCTGCTGGTCGGAATGGCCCGCCATGGCGCCCGCGCACCGCGCCGGCCCCTGCTGCAGAGGGCGCGACCATGAGCGGCCTGCTGTGGGTGCTGCTGTACGCCGCGCTGGTGATGAGCTGGGGTTGGGCCTGGCAGCGCCGCCACGACAACATCGGCGTGGTCGATGTGCTGTGGGCCAAGGGCGTGGCGGCCGCTGCGCTGCTGCTGGCCTGGTTGGGTGAGGGGGTGCCGGCACCGCGTATCGCGCTGGCGGTGCTGGGCGGGCTGTGGGGCACCCGGCTGGCCCTGCACCTGTGGCAGCGCGTGCGCCACGAAGACGAAGACGGTCGCTACCGCTACCTGCGTGAACACTGGCACGGCCACCAAGGCAAGATCTTCGGCTTCTTCATGGCGCAGGCGCTGCTGGTAGTGCTGTTCGCCCTGCCGTTCGTTGCGGTGGCCGCCAATACCAGCACGCAGATGGGGGGCTGGATCGCCGCGGCGGTGGCAGTCTGGCTGCTCAGCGTGGGCGGTGAAAGCCTGGCCGACCGCCAACTGGCGCGTTTCCGCGCCAACCCGGCCAACAAGGGCCGCACCTGCCGCGACGGCCTCTGGCGCTACTCGCGGCACCCCAACTATTTCTTCGAATGGCTGCACTGGTTCGCCTACGTGCTGCTGGCCGTGGGCTCGCCGCTGTGGTGGCTGGCCTGGGCCGGCCCGCTGCTGATGTACGTGTTCCTGCGCTACCTCAGCGGTGTTCCGTTCACCGAAAAACAGGCGCTGCGCAGCCGTGGCGAGGACTACCGCCAGTACCAGCGCAGCACCCCGATGTTCTTCCCGTGGTTCCCCCGCTCGCCCAAGGATCCCTCGCCATGAATGCGGTCACTTCGCTCCCCCCACCCACCTTG
This genomic window contains:
- a CDS encoding DUF1295 domain-containing protein, producing the protein MSGLLWVLLYAALVMSWGWAWQRRHDNIGVVDVLWAKGVAAAALLLAWLGEGVPAPRIALAVLGGLWGTRLALHLWQRVRHEDEDGRYRYLREHWHGHQGKIFGFFMAQALLVVLFALPFVAVAANTSTQMGGWIAAAVAVWLLSVGGESLADRQLARFRANPANKGRTCRDGLWRYSRHPNYFFEWLHWFAYVLLAVGSPLWWLAWAGPLLMYVFLRYLSGVPFTEKQALRSRGEDYRQYQRSTPMFFPWFPRSPKDPSP